One genomic region from Pirellulales bacterium encodes:
- a CDS encoding cytochrome c3 family protein: MTQPANVDSVLAPFNGEEFSLGDWTLRMTRRDDQFWVEKRPVSLATEETGPTDETGPTETRRIVMTTGSHHMQGYWVCRDGSNLLDQLPLMWLLEEDGQGRWVPRADCFLSPPGDPPGAPLGPTSWNTTWNMNCVACHSVNGVPGIDFHTRIADIADTRVAELGIACEACHGPGQAHIAAYQDRSGQRPGAGNNAADAAIVNPKRLKPDRSAQVCGQCHGMVKFANSQLYQDWFLFGPDYRPGGDLSEKLVTISPSYMPVEELKAMLNDQPALIESNFWPDGMVRVAREYNGLVESACYQRGGMTCLDCHSMHDSGPNDQLGAGMDGNEACYRCHSSYRQQIETHSHHLANSTGSLCYNCHMPHTTYTLLKGIRSHQISSPNMAAALATGRPNACNLCHLDQTLAWSAETLSEWYGQKPVEFDADQQGISAAILWMLRGDAVQRALVAWSCGWPAARDASGEDWLPPFLAWLLDDPYSAVRLIAARSLKKLGDHLDYDFWAPAAARIAARREAVERWQRRAADSRRDFPPRLLLDREGRLRDNEVQRLIRTRDDHPLYITE; this comes from the coding sequence ATGACGCAACCCGCCAACGTCGACTCCGTCTTGGCGCCGTTCAACGGCGAAGAGTTTTCGCTGGGCGACTGGACGTTGCGAATGACGCGCCGCGACGACCAGTTTTGGGTCGAAAAGCGGCCCGTTTCCTTGGCCACGGAGGAGACTGGGCCGACGGACGAAACGGGGCCGACGGAAACACGCCGCATCGTCATGACAACGGGTTCGCACCACATGCAGGGCTATTGGGTGTGCCGGGACGGAAGCAATCTTCTCGATCAGCTCCCCCTGATGTGGCTGCTCGAAGAGGACGGTCAGGGCCGCTGGGTGCCGCGTGCCGACTGCTTTTTGAGCCCGCCCGGCGACCCGCCCGGCGCGCCCCTCGGTCCGACGTCCTGGAACACGACCTGGAACATGAATTGTGTTGCTTGCCACAGCGTCAACGGCGTGCCTGGAATCGATTTCCACACTCGTATCGCCGATATCGCCGATACGAGGGTTGCCGAATTGGGCATCGCCTGCGAAGCGTGTCATGGTCCGGGACAAGCCCATATCGCAGCCTATCAAGACCGATCGGGCCAGCGGCCCGGTGCGGGAAACAACGCGGCTGACGCCGCGATCGTCAATCCTAAACGCCTGAAGCCCGACCGCTCCGCTCAGGTCTGCGGCCAATGCCACGGGATGGTCAAGTTCGCCAACTCGCAACTCTATCAAGATTGGTTCCTGTTTGGCCCCGATTATCGGCCGGGAGGCGATTTAAGCGAGAAGCTCGTGACGATCTCGCCCTCGTACATGCCCGTCGAGGAATTGAAGGCGATGTTGAACGATCAGCCGGCGTTGATCGAATCGAACTTCTGGCCCGATGGCATGGTGCGCGTCGCGCGCGAGTACAACGGGCTCGTCGAATCGGCCTGCTATCAGCGAGGCGGCATGACGTGCCTGGACTGTCATTCGATGCACGACAGCGGTCCCAACGACCAGTTGGGGGCCGGCATGGACGGCAACGAAGCCTGCTACCGCTGCCATTCGTCGTATCGCCAACAGATCGAGACACACAGCCATCACCTGGCCAATTCGACTGGCAGCCTGTGCTACAACTGTCACATGCCGCACACCACCTACACCTTGTTGAAGGGCATCCGCAGCCACCAGATCAGCAGCCCGAATATGGCAGCGGCACTCGCGACCGGCCGTCCCAACGCCTGCAATCTTTGTCACCTCGATCAAACGCTGGCCTGGAGCGCGGAGACGCTTTCCGAGTGGTATGGCCAGAAACCGGTTGAATTCGATGCAGACCAGCAGGGCATTTCGGCGGCCATTTTGTGGATGTTGCGCGGCGATGCCGTGCAGCGGGCGCTTGTGGCGTGGTCTTGCGGATGGCCCGCGGCGCGCGACGCTTCCGGCGAGGACTGGCTGCCGCCGTTCTTGGCTTGGCTGTTGGACGATCCCTACTCGGCGGTCCGGCTGATTGCCGCCCGCTCGTTGAAAAAGCTGGGCGATCATCTCGATTACGATTTTTGGGCGCCGGCGGCGGCGCGAATCGCCGCGCGGCGCGAAGCGGTTGAGCGCTGGCAGCGGCGGGCGGCCGACTCCCGTCGCGATTTTCCACCCCGCCTGCTCCTGGACCGGGAGGGACGTTTGCGTGACAACGAAGTCCAGCGGCTCATCCGCACGCGCGACGATCACCCGCTGTACATCACCGAGTAG